In Rhizobium etli CFN 42, the sequence CCCCCAGGTTACGCCGTCTGGCCGCCGATCGTATACGGCGGAGCAGATGGAGGAGATGCGTGGCTTTCTCGAGCATAATGCGCGCGCCGGAACACATTATGTGCGTCATCGCCGCGGCCACGAACATCTGCAGGTCGTTGCTGTCGTCAACTTCAAGGGGGGCAGCGGCAAGACGACGAGTGCCGCGCATCTTGCCCAGCATCTCGCCCTGACCGGTCACCGCGTCCTGGCCGTCGATCTCGATCCGCAAGCGTCTCTTTCTGCCATACACGGCTTTCAGCCGGAGTTCGACGTCAACGAAAACGAGACACTCTACGCCGCCATTCGCTATGACGATCAGCGGCGTCCGCTGCGGGACATTATCCGGCCGACCAACTTCCCGAACCTTCATCTCGTGCCGGGCAATCTCGAACTGATGGAATTCGAGCACGATACGCCGCGGGTCCTCGCTCAGGGCAAAGCGAGCGATTATGGGCGCGTCTTCTTTGCCCGGCTGGATGAGGCGCTGGCCTCGGTCGCGGATGATTACGACGTCGTCATCATCGATTGCCCTCCCCAGCTTGGCTTTTTGACCATGAGCGCCATTTGCGGTGCGACGGCGGTTCTGATCACCGTTCATCCGCAGATGCTCGATGTCATGTCGATGTGCCAGTTCCTGCAAATGCTTGGCGAAGTGCTGAACACGCTGAAGGGAGCCGGCGGCAATATGAACCTCGACTGGCTGCGTTACCTCGTGACCCGCTACGATCCGCAGGACGGGCCGCAGACGCAGATGGTCGCCTTCATGCGCTCGATGTTCAAGAGCCATGTGCTCACCAACCCGATGCTGCGCAGCGTCGCGATCTCCGATGCGGCGATGACTAACCAGACGCTGTACGAAGTCGAGCGAAGTCAGTTTACCCGCGCGACCTATGACCGCGCCATGGAGGCGATGGAG encodes:
- the repA gene encoding plasmid partitioning protein RepA, which produces MNMAPQIEKAISDVDQLIIGQAQELSDKLKQHRLEMFPPRALKGLREFQLAEVARFLGVTSGYLRNLSLEGKGALPQVTPSGRRSYTAEQMEEMRGFLEHNARAGTHYVRHRRGHEHLQVVAVVNFKGGSGKTTSAAHLAQHLALTGHRVLAVDLDPQASLSAIHGFQPEFDVNENETLYAAIRYDDQRRPLRDIIRPTNFPNLHLVPGNLELMEFEHDTPRVLAQGKASDYGRVFFARLDEALASVADDYDVVIIDCPPQLGFLTMSAICGATAVLITVHPQMLDVMSMCQFLQMLGEVLNTLKGAGGNMNLDWLRYLVTRYDPQDGPQTQMVAFMRSMFKSHVLTNPMLRSVAISDAAMTNQTLYEVERSQFTRATYDRAMEAMESVNTEIVDLIHKAWGRK